GAAACTCATCAGGCTTGCCCTTCTGCTTGCCATCTTCTGCATTCCGTCATTTGGCCAGATGACGACCGCCCGTCTGGTAGGTACCGTAACCGACCAGAGCGGCGCTGTGATTCCTAACGCAACCGTAGTCGTGAAGAACATCCGTACCGGCGAGAGCCGTACGGTGACGACCAATGAATCGGGTCTCTATATCATTCCGTCGCTCGTGCCCTCTGAGTATGAGGTGAAGGTCACGGCGAGCGGCTTCTCTGACGCCGAATCCAAGGGCGTGGTCCTTGCCGTCGGCCAGGAGCTGGTGAAGGACATCAGCCTGCCGGTAGCCGGCAGCGCAACCTCGGTGCTGGTCGATGCCGGCCAGCTCGTCGCTCTGGATACTTCTTCAGCACGTATCGGCGCCAATATCGCCAGCCGCGAGATCGAAGACCTGCCGATCAATGGACGCCAGGTTTCGCAGCTTTACCTTCTGGCTCCGGGCGCGACCAACGTCGGCTCAGGCAACTTCGGTGAGATCCGCTTCTCCGGCCGCGCCGTAGAGCAGAACATCCTTCGCCTGGATGGCGTGGAAGCTACTGCCATTATCGACGCCGCTCCCGGAAACTTGAACGGTGAAGCCAACTCGATCTTCCGTCTGCAGCAGTCGCTGGAAGCCATCCAGGAGTTCCGTGTCGACTCCAATAGCTACCCCGCCGAGATGGGTACCGGAACCGGTGGGCAGATCAGTTTCGTGACCAAGTCGGGTTCGAACGCATTCCACGGATCGGTCTTCGAGTATCTGCGTAACGACTTCTTCGATGCCCGTAACACCTTCAACGCCAAGAATGTCGCCAACAACTCGCCAAAGTTCCGTCTGAATCAGTTCGGCGGTTCGGTGGGCGGTCCGCTCATCAAGGACAAGCTCTTCTTCTTCGGTGTGTATGAAGGTCTGCGTCAGTATTGGAATGTCGCCTCGACCGGCAACACGATCTCGAACTACACCATCTCCCGCATTCCCGCCAACTCACCCATCCGTAATGTTGTGGGCGCCTATCCTTTGGATCGGAATCCGATCGCGATCGAGCAGCCAGGCGCAACTTTCAGCGACGGTACCGTCAATGGAGCCACCGGACGCGAGCTGGTCTCGGTCAGCCGCTCAGTGCCTTTCTCGCTGACGGAGAACTTTGCGGCCGTTCGTTTTGACTACCACTTCAATGAGAAGTATTCGTCCTACGTTCGTTTTAATCGCGACCAGGGTACGGCGAACCAGACGCAGGATCCGGCGCTGGGCCTGACGCAGAACAAGTATGTTCCGCAGAACGGCGTAATCGCGCTGAACCAGGTGCTTTCGGCTTCGATGTTCAACGAGACCAAGGTTGGCTTCAACTATGCCAAGACGCGCGTCAACGGCGTCAGCGGACCGAGCCCCAATGCGGACCTGAGCGCCAGCCTGTTCAGCATCGCCAATGCCGTCAAGCCGGGTGGTCTGGTTACGACCTCTTCCAGCTTTACCGGTCGTGGCGCGCCCTATACCGCGTGGAGCATCTCGCCGATCGACAACTTCTCGATCATCAAGGGCAACCACAACCTGAAGTTTGGCTTTGAGTCGCGCATCATCAAGATCTACAACGACCAGCTCGGCGGCACGCAGTACACCTTCAACAGTGTCAGCAACTTCGTGAACAATGTTCCGGACACGACTGCATTCAATGGTGACCTCAGCGCTCTGAGCCCGTTCAGCGGCCTCTCGGGTAATGCGCAGATGCGTCAGAACTACTACATCGGTTACGGTCAGGATGAGTGGAAGCTCCGTCCTACGCTGACCCTGGCCTATGGTGTGCGTTACGAGTACTTCCAGCCGCTGCACGAAGTCAACGACAAGTACGTCTTCTTCGACATGTCGACGGCTACGCTGTACTCCAGCGGCCGCGTCGCGGCATTCCCCAAGTACAACAAGAGCTGGTTTGGCAGCTCGACGAAGAACATCGGACCGCGTGTGGGCCTGACCTGGGCTCCTGCCGGTCTGCATAACAACACCGTGGTCCGCGTCGGCGCCGGCATCTTCTTCGGCCCCGGCCAGACGGAAGACCAGGTGCAGCCGGAAGCAAACGACCGCGTAGGCCGCAGCTTCTCCAACGGTGCACAGCCCTATCCGGTGAACACGTCGGCGCTGCTGTCGAGCTTCGACGCCAACAATCTGTCGGGCTTCCAGCCGCGTGCCTATGCCCCCTACTATCACCTGCCGGAGCGTGTGGCGACCTACACCTTCTCTATCCAGCAGCAGCTTCCGGGACAGATGCAGATGATGATTGGCTATGTCGGATCGCAGGGCCGTAACCTGTTCCTCCGTTCGATCACCAACCGCATCAGTGGTGTGACCACCAACGCTTCGACTGGCGCCGGCACCGCTATCCGCGAGTTCGGCAGCCGCTACGGCGAAATCGACTACAAGACCTCGGGTGGTACGAACCATTACCACTCCCTGCAGTCGACGCTGCAGCGCCGCTTCCGCCAGGGCCTGTCGCTGGGTGCGCAGTACACCTGGGCGAAGGAACTGGGCACCACCAGCGGATCGAACGAAGCCAGCACGGCGCAGAATCCTTACGACTTCAACACGGAGTATGGCCGTGGCAACTTCGATATCCGCCACAGCCTGAATGCGACGGTTCTGTATGATCTGCCGATCGGTCATGGCAAGTCGATGGACTTCGGCGGCATCGGCAATGCGCTGCTCGGTGGCTGGCAGGCTGGCGGTATCGTGAACTTCCGCTCGGGCCTCCCGGTGGATGTGCTGATCACCCGTCCTGACATCGCCTACGTCGGTACGCCGACCTCCGGCACCTATGCCGGCAAGGTCTACTCCTCGCCGGTGCTCTCCTCCTCGTGCCCGGCTTACTCCAGCGGCACCACGAATGTGAATGCGGGCGTCTGCACCACGGCTGTGGTCAACGTTCCGGGCGGCGGTAATACCCGTAACATCCGTCGTGTGAACCTGGTGCCTGGCGTCAATCCGTATATCAACGTCGGCAAGCAGTTGCTGAATCCGGCGGCCTTCACCATTCCGGCCCCCGGAACCTTCGGCACCCTGCGCCGCAATGCTCTGAACGGAGCCTCGCTGGCCCAGCTGGATATGACCCTGGAGAAGACCTTCACGATCACTGAGCGCGTAAAGTTTGACTTCAAGGCGGAGGGCTTCAACATCCTCAACCACCCGAACTACGCTGTTCCCGGCGCCATTCGCCTGGTGCAGGGCATTGGGACCGGCGGCAACACTGCTTCGCCGACGACGCCGACGATTGCTCCAGGTGTACAGCCTGGACAGGCGTTCTCGGCCGGAACGGCCGGTACGAACTTCGGCACGTTTACCAACACGGTCGGCAACCAAGTGGGTCAGGGCGCGAACCGCCAGCTCCAGCTTTCGGGCCGTATCAACTTCTAACCTGACGAAAACACAACTCCCCGCGGCGTGCCCCAATCAGGGCACGCCGCATTTTTTTTGCCGGTTTTTTCGCTTGACTCCTGTTTTTACGGGGGTTACTCTTTGCGCAACTTCATTGGCAGCTCTCGCCAACCCGGTCCGGCTCCCGTTAGCGCTAAGCGCAGCGCGGCGGCTGGATGCGGCATCTAATTCCCAGAGTCAGTCAACCTTCACCGCCGTATCTGCTGACGGAGGTCAGCAAACTGCTTGATGAAAAAAGCGCTGGAAATTACGCCCAACATCGAGCCCCTGTTCGGGACCCGCGACGAAAACCTTCACCTGATGGAAAAGGCCCTGCGTGTTGCCATTGACCTGCGATCGGATGCGGTAATGGTGACGGGCGATCCGGAGAGTATTGAACGGATCGAGAAGATCTTCACGGACTACGACCAGCTTTGCAACCAGGGCATCGTCCTGCAGAACGGCGAGTTGCATGGCATGTTGAAGCTGGTTGTCTCAGACCCACGCATAACCCTACGCGGACTGGTCGAAAGCGGACGGCAGCGCTCCACCGGTGTAAAGCGTATGGTGCAGCCGCGCTCGCCCAATCAGCGGAAGTACATTGAAACCATCGAACAGAACGACATGTCGTTCGGCATTGGACCGGCCGGTACCGGCAAGACCTATCTTGCCGTGGCTATGGCCGTCTCCGCGCTGATGGCGAAGAGGATCAGCCGTATCATCCTGGTGCGTCCGGCGGTTGAAGCCGGCGAGCGCCTGGGCTTCCTGCCCGGGTCGCTGCAGGAGAAAGTAGACCCGTACATGCGTCCGCTGTATGACGCTCTGTACGATCTGCTGGATCCGCCGCGCGTGGACAAGATGCTGGAGACCAATGTCATTGAGATCGCGCCGCTTGCCTTTATGCGCGGCCGTACGCTGAATGACGCCTTCATCATCATGGATGAGGCGCAGAACACCACCAATGAGCAGATGAAGATGTTTCTAACCCGTCTTGGCTCCAATTCCAAGGCGATTATCACCGGCGACCTGTCGCAGATCGATCTACCGAATCCCAAGAAGAGCGGCCTGCTCGAGGCACTGCGGGTGCTGGATGGTGTGGAAGGCATCGGCTTTATTCACTTTGAAGACGCGGACGTCGTACGCCACCACCTGGTGCAGCGTATCGTGCGTGCCTATGACAGCTACAGCCGGGAGCAGCAGGAGCTTCCGCTGGGACTGGAATCTCCGCTGGGTGAGCCGATGTCGACGGCAGCTCCAGTCAAACGAGTCGCAAAGCCGCAGTAGACGGCAGCGAATCGGGTAACATCATGGAAAGAGGGCGTTACGCCCTCTTTCCTGTTTCTGCATGATTCGCATCGAACCACAAGAGATGCCTGCTGCCGCGGAGATCAATCGGACCCGCCTGTCGCGTTACCTGCTGCGCGCACGCCGCGCCGTATGCCTGGAAGGCCAGGTGGATGTGCTACTTACCGACGATAAGACGGTAAAGCGGCTGAACCGCGACTTCCGCGGTAAGAACAAGGCGACGGATGTGCTGTCATTTCCCGCAGGCGATTTTGCCGAGGGAATCGTAGGCGACCTGGCTGTCTCGCTCGACACCGCCGCAAAGCAGGCAAAGCGCTTCGGCCTCACCCTGGAGGACGAGATAAAGACGCTCTTGCTACACGGTCTGCTGCATTTGGCAGGCTATGACCATGAGACCGACAATGGCGAGATGGCTGCCGAAGAAATACGCCTGCGGGCGAAGTTACGGCTGCCCAGCAGTCTGATTGCGCGCGTGGAGGGTGTCCGGCGATGAGCTATTGGATCCTGGCATCGCTGCTTCTGTTGCTGATCGTACAGACGCTCGCCTCCTACATCGACCGTGTGTACTCGGAGATGGGAAAGTTCCTCTCGCGCGACTTCCAGGAGAACGTCGATGCCTGGACGCGTGCGGTGGAGCCGAAGATGATCCTCGGCCGGGACACGCTGGCGCTTTCGGCCTCGGTTCTGCGGCAGATCACTTTGACGGGGATCGCTGTACTGTTCGGCGCCAAACTTTATAGCTCGCTGACGTTGCTGCCGATCCTGCGGCATGGCCCGCGTCTCCCCGATTTTGCGATGACGGCGGTCGAGCTGGTAAGCATCGTCATCCTCTTCGACCGCCTGATCCCATATCTGCTCTTTGTCCGGACGAAGGGACTGTGGATCGCACGGCTGCGGCTGCCGCTGGTATTGATCTTTCTGGTTCTGTTGCCCATCACGGGTCTGCTGAGTCTGCTGATCTCCATTGTTGCGCTGGCGGAGCCAGAGGAGCCGGAGGAGGAAGAGAACTCCTCGGAGGGCGTGGATGCGCTGCTGGATGCCGGCAAGGAAGAGGGCATCCTGGAGGAGAGTGATCGTGAGCTGGTGCGCAGCGTCGTAGAGTTCGGCGATAAGGTTGCGCGGGCGGTGATGACACCGCGTCCGGAGATGTTCTGCGTTCCCGGAACCATGACGCTGGACGAGTTCACGAACCTGATGGCGAAAGAGGCGTATTCGCGCGTACCGGTCTATGGCGAATCCATCGACATCATTACCGGCATTGCGTTTGCGCGCGACCTGCTTGGCGTAGCCGACTCCGAGGCGGCCCGCCAGACAGTTGCGAGTATTCAGAAGCCGGTCGCATTTGTTCCTGAGACCAAGAAGGTGAATGAGCTGCTGAAGGAGATGCAGCGGGCCAAGCAGCACATGCGCATCGTGGTCGACGAATACGGCGCGGTCGCCGGGCTCATCACGATTGAAGATCTTCTGGAGGCGATTGTCGGCGACATCGAGGACGAGCACGATGTCGAAGAAGAGACCAACGAGCCGGTCGGCAATCCTCAAGAGGGATGGTCGGTTCCTGGACGTTTCGAGGTCTCGCGCCTGCGGGAGCTCTTTGAGAGCCAGAACGATGAGCTGCCGGTCGATCTGGAGCTCCCTTCCGCGGTGGAGGCGACGACGGTCGGCGGCCTGGTAAGCGAATTAGCCGGTCATATTCCGCACTCGGGAGAGGTGGTGGAGGCCGGGCGCCTGCGCCTGGAGATACTGGCCTCGACCGACCGGCGGGTGCAGCGTGTGAAGGTCCAGATGGCTGCTTCGCCCGAGACGGCGGATAATCAATAACGATGCCTATTCGTTCCGGATTCGTTTCCATCGTCGGCCGCCCCAATGCCGGCAAGTCGACGCTGGTGAACGCGCTGCTCGGCCAGAAGCTGGCCATTGTGACGCACAAACCACAGACCACACGCAACCGCATTCAGGCGGTGCTGGAGGTTCCTCTCAAGAAGAAGACGACACGCCATCCCGGCCACCCGGCGGCGCAGATCATCCTGGTGGATACGCCGGGAATTCACAAGCCCTCTACGGAGCTTGACCGTCGCATGATGCAGGAGGTGCATGACGCCCTGGAGAGCCGCGATGCGGTGATCTTCATGGTAGACGTGACCCACCGCCTGCCACAGGAGGGCGAAACAGTAACCGGCAAGGCGAAGCTGTCGCTGGACGAGCACAACTTCACGCTGGGCCTGGTGAAGAAACTGGACTGCCCGGTGATCCTGGCGCTGAACAAGATTGATGAGCTGCAGCGTGATCAATTGCTGCCGCAGATCGCCTACTGGCAAAAACAACATGAGTTCGCTGCCGTTATTCCCATCTCGGCAAAGAAGAAGGACGGCCTGGAGCGGTTGATCGAGGCCATCATCGCCGTATTGCCGTTAGGTGAGCGCTACTTCCCCAAAAACCAGATTACGGACCAGCCCGAACGTTTCCTGGTGGCTGAACTGATCCGCGAAAAGGTGCTGCTCTATACCGGCGAAGAAGTGCCCTATGCGGCGGCAGTTGTGGTGGAGCGCTTTGAAGAGCCGATAAAGAAGGGCGCGGCGACACGTATCGCGGCGGCGATCTACTGCGAACGTGACGGACAGAAGGCCATTCTGATCGGCAAAGGCGGAGCGATGCTGAAACAGATCGGAACTGCCGCGCGCAAGGAGATGGAGTATCTGTTGGGCGGCAAGGTCTTTCTGGAGTTGTTTGTGAAGGTGCAGTCGGAGTGGAGGTCGTCGCGTGGATTTATCGATGATCTCGACTGGCGCAAGCAGCTTGAGGATTTAGCGATCAAACAGTCGAACGAAAAGTAGGGAAATTCTAAGGACGGGGAGTCAACTTCGTTCTAGCTGCGTACTACATTCGTTGCCCCATTCTTTCGCGCGAAGCGAAAGGGTGGGGTATCGAGCGAAGCTCGACCGCTTTTCTTTGTTATCAGTCTTGGCTACCAAAAGGCATCGGTAGAGAAGCAGATTTCTCCGCTTCGCTACGAAATGACAAACACAAAAAAGACGATTCGAGCTGTGCTCGAACAACCCACATAAGCTTCGCGTATGTGGGCACCCGGTTCTCGCTATCCGGCGTAAATGGTGTTCTCCAAAAACTCGTTCAGAAACTTGCCCTTCGGGTCATAGTGGTAGATCAGGTTCTTGAAGCGGGTCAGGTTTGGCAGCCGGCGCTGCAGGACGCGCGGGTCCATGGTGAAGAACTTTCCCCAGTGCGGAATGGCTCCGAAGGGTGAGAGCACGGCTTCAATCTGTGGAACCAGGCGTGCCACGGCTTCCGGCTCGGCCTTCCAGGTGAAGTGAATGCCGAGCGAGTCGCGGCGATAGTTGGGGCTCATCCACAGGTCGTCGGCAGCGATCGCGCGCAGCTCGGTGACGTGCAGATGCGGTGTGATCTCGTTCTTCAGTGTCTCGACGGCGAGGATGGCGTCGTAACCCATATCAATGGGAACAAAGAGCTCGGTCTGAATCTCTGCGCCGGAGCTGGGGGTGAACTCCATACGGAAGTGCGGCAGACGTTCGTGCCACGGACCGGGGACACCAAGCTGCTGGGTGCAGTTCACAGGATCGTGTCCAGCGAGTGGATGCAGATTCGTGGTGGCTCGTGTCGCTCCATAAAACTCTGCCGGCGCAGCAACACCGTCATCTACGCGTTGCTTCAACCACACCTGCGTGGCCCGATGGTCTTGCCAGGTAGTGAAGAGAGAGACGGAGTAGGCTGCGTCCATGATGGTGCGCAGGTTGTCTTTCAGGTGGTCGAAGGAGAGGTTCTCGTAGACCGTCTGCGCCACCTCGAAGGTCGGTTCAACCTGCAATGTGATTGCAGTGACAATGCCGAGTGCACCGAGGCAGACAACGGCGCCAGGGAAGGTGTCCGGGTTTGCATCGCGTGTCAGTGTGACCAGGTCACCGTTGGCGTTCAGAATCTCCAGGCCAACGACTGCGGCAGCCAGATTACGGTTTCGCAATCCCGATCCATGCGTCGCCGTCATCACCCCGCCCACGACCGAGATGTGCGGCAGCGAGGCGAGGTTATGAATGGCATAGCCGCGGCTATGCAGCCAGACGGCCAGGTCGCCGTACCGAACACCCGCGCCCAGTGTGACGGTGCGGGCGGTTTCATCGAGCGTGATGGCGTTCAGATGTTCCAGCGAAATCTGTATGCCGTCGCTGTCGGCAATGCCGTGAAAGCAGTGCCGCGTGCCCAGGGCGCGTAGTTGCTGCGTCTGCCGCACCAGTTCCTGTGCCTCCTCTATAGAGGCAGGGATCAGCAGATCGCCGGCGTTATAGGTGTAGTTTCCGGCCCAGTTGGTACGGGGTGCTGCATTCGTCATGGTCTTGCTTATTCCTTGATGTTGATGGCGAGGGCCTTCATCTTGCGGTAGAGGTGTGAGCGTTCCAGGCCAAGGAGCTCGGCCGCGCGGCTTACATTGCCGTGGACGTCGTCCAGTTTTTTCAGGATGTAATCGCGCTCGTAGGCCTCACGCGCCTGCAGCAGGGTGGGGAAGTCTTCCGTTCGACCCGGTTTGCCGGGCTCGCGGTAGACCAGCACGGGAAGATGCTTGCGTTCGATGCGCTGAACGCGCGGGTTCAGGATCAGCACACGCTCGATAACATTGCGCAGCTCGCGCACGTTGCCGGGCCAGTGATAGTGCTGCAGCGTGGCGACGGCGTCGTCGGCGATCTCCATGCGGGGGCGGCCGTACTGCCGGCCGAACTCGAGCAGGAACTCGCGCACCAGCAGGGGAATGTCTTCCTTGCGGTCACGCAACGGCGGAACGAAGAAAGGAATCACGTTCAGGCGATAGAAGAGATCCTCGCGAAAGTTGCCGCGGGCGATCTCTTCCTGCAGGTCTTTATTGGTGGCGGCGATGACGCGCACATCTACAGAGATGGGCGAGGTGGCGCCTACCGGTGTGAAGCGCTGCTCATCCAGAGCGCGCAAGACCTTAGCCTGCGTCTTGAGGCTCATGTCGCCGACCTCATCGAGGAAGAGTGTGCCCAGGTGAGCGCGCTCAAAGGTGCCTGGTTTGTTCTGCATTCCATCGCCTCGTTGGCCGAAGAGCTCGGCCTCGATGAAGTCCTCGGGGATGGCGGCGCAGTTGAGCTCGACGAAGGGATGTTCCTTGCGCAGTGATTCGCCATGCATGGTGCGGGCGATCAGTTCCTTACCTGCGCCGGACTCGCCATAGATGAGAACACGGCCGTTGGTCGGCGCCATCAACGCGATCTGCTGACGCAACGCCTTCAATGGGACGGACTGTCCGGTAAGTGTGGCGCTGGTGGCGAGCTGACGCTTGAACTCCTGGTTCTCAAGCCGGAGTTGGCGGGCCTGGATTGCATTACGCAACACGAGCAGCGTGCGGTCGAGCGAGAGGGGCTTTTCGAGGAAGTCGAAAGCGCCCAGTTTGGTAGCGCGCACCGCGGACTCGATGGTGCCGTGGCCGGAGATCATGATGACCTCCGGCGGCGAGGAGAGATTCAGCGCACGAAATTGCGCCAGAAGATCGAGGCCGTCAGCATCCGGAAGCCAGATATCGAGCAGAACGGCGTCCCACGTGCCGTCCTGCAACAGCGCCAGGCCTTCGGCTCCGGTAGCGGCGCTGGCGACGTGATATTGCTCATCGCTGAGGATGCTTTCGAGTGAGGTGCGGATAGAGGCTTCGTCGTCGATGACGAGAATGTGATTCATGGGGGAGGGCTCAGTTGCTGGCTGTGAGTTGCTGGTTAGGTTGTGTGGGCTGGTTGTCTGATTCCGATGCAGACGGCAGCTCGATGATGAAACGTGCGCCGACCGGTGTGGCGTTCTCAGCACGGATGGTGCCGTGGTGCTCTTGTACGATCTTAGCGGCGATGGCGAGACCGAGTCCGGTGCCACGTTGTTTGGTGGAGAAGTAGGGAAGGAAGAGCCGTTCCCTCATCTCGTCGGTTACGCCGGTGCCGGTGTCTTCCACGACCAACTCCACCATGCCCGAAGACAGAGGTGATGTAGAGATTCGCAGCTCGCGCAGAAGCTGGTTCTGCATAGCTTCGAGAGCATTATCGATCAGGTTGGAGAGGGCACGCTTCAAGGCCTCCGGGTCCGCCAGTACGAGAGGCAGAACACGGGAGAGGTTTTGACGGATGCGCACGTTCTGGGTGCGTCCGGCGAAGAGTGCCAGCGAGTTTTCGACGATGGTGTTCAGGTCCGCGGGGCGCGGGCGCGCCATCGGGAACTCAGCGAGGGAGGAGAACTGATCGACGAGCGTACGCAGGCTCTCAACGGCGGAGAGAATAGTGCCAGAGCTGCGGCGAATCACTGCAGGCGATGGTGACTCGAGGTGCGCTTCCTGGAGCTGGGTTTCAATGCGGCCGGCATGACGCTGGATCTGCTCGGCCGAGAGCGAGATGGGCGTAAGCGGATTTTTGATCTCGTGCGCGACGCGGCGGGCGACTTCCTTCCAGGCAGATTGACGCTGGGCGCGCAGCAGTTCGGTGGCATTCTCCAGAACAAGGACGTAGCCGCGATGGTTGCGCTCAGCGGACTCCAGTAGAGCGACCGTAACAGAGAGGTTCAGCCCCATCATCTCGATCTCAGTCGATGCCGAGCCCATGCGATGCGACCGCCGGAAGAGCCGCTCAAACTCCGGCATATGTTCAGCGGGGATGACGGAGGAGAGGGCGAGACCGGTGAAGGCGCGCTGGCCGCCGGGATCAAGCATCTCGCTGAAGGCGCGGTTCGCCAGCACGGCGCGCTGGTGTATATCGAGCATGACGACGCCGTTGGGAATGGTCTCGAGCATCGTCTCCAGCTCTTTACGGCGGGCTTCCAGAGCGGCATTGGCGAGGGAGAGCTGCTGGGTTGATTCGGTGATCTGGGTGCGGGAACTCTGCAGGTCGGTCGCCATGTGATTGAACGATCGCACCAGTTCACCCAGCTCTTCGGTGGCGCTGGCCTCCACGCGGCGGGCGTAGTTGCCTGCGGCAATGTCTTCCATCGCATCGGCCAGGGTTTCTACCGGCCGGGTAACCTGCCGCGA
This genomic window from Terriglobus albidus contains:
- the ybeY gene encoding rRNA maturation RNase YbeY gives rise to the protein MPAAAEINRTRLSRYLLRARRAVCLEGQVDVLLTDDKTVKRLNRDFRGKNKATDVLSFPAGDFAEGIVGDLAVSLDTAAKQAKRFGLTLEDEIKTLLLHGLLHLAGYDHETDNGEMAAEEIRLRAKLRLPSSLIARVEGVRR
- a CDS encoding FAD-binding protein, producing MTNAAPRTNWAGNYTYNAGDLLIPASIEEAQELVRQTQQLRALGTRHCFHGIADSDGIQISLEHLNAITLDETARTVTLGAGVRYGDLAVWLHSRGYAIHNLASLPHISVVGGVMTATHGSGLRNRNLAAAVVGLEILNANGDLVTLTRDANPDTFPGAVVCLGALGIVTAITLQVEPTFEVAQTVYENLSFDHLKDNLRTIMDAAYSVSLFTTWQDHRATQVWLKQRVDDGVAAPAEFYGATRATTNLHPLAGHDPVNCTQQLGVPGPWHERLPHFRMEFTPSSGAEIQTELFVPIDMGYDAILAVETLKNEITPHLHVTELRAIAADDLWMSPNYRRDSLGIHFTWKAEPEAVARLVPQIEAVLSPFGAIPHWGKFFTMDPRVLQRRLPNLTRFKNLIYHYDPKGKFLNEFLENTIYAG
- the era gene encoding GTPase Era, with translation MPIRSGFVSIVGRPNAGKSTLVNALLGQKLAIVTHKPQTTRNRIQAVLEVPLKKKTTRHPGHPAAQIILVDTPGIHKPSTELDRRMMQEVHDALESRDAVIFMVDVTHRLPQEGETVTGKAKLSLDEHNFTLGLVKKLDCPVILALNKIDELQRDQLLPQIAYWQKQHEFAAVIPISAKKKDGLERLIEAIIAVLPLGERYFPKNQITDQPERFLVAELIREKVLLYTGEEVPYAAAVVVERFEEPIKKGAATRIAAAIYCERDGQKAILIGKGGAMLKQIGTAARKEMEYLLGGKVFLELFVKVQSEWRSSRGFIDDLDWRKQLEDLAIKQSNEK
- a CDS encoding PhoH family protein codes for the protein MMKKALEITPNIEPLFGTRDENLHLMEKALRVAIDLRSDAVMVTGDPESIERIEKIFTDYDQLCNQGIVLQNGELHGMLKLVVSDPRITLRGLVESGRQRSTGVKRMVQPRSPNQRKYIETIEQNDMSFGIGPAGTGKTYLAVAMAVSALMAKRISRIILVRPAVEAGERLGFLPGSLQEKVDPYMRPLYDALYDLLDPPRVDKMLETNVIEIAPLAFMRGRTLNDAFIIMDEAQNTTNEQMKMFLTRLGSNSKAIITGDLSQIDLPNPKKSGLLEALRVLDGVEGIGFIHFEDADVVRHHLVQRIVRAYDSYSREQQELPLGLESPLGEPMSTAAPVKRVAKPQ
- a CDS encoding sigma-54-dependent transcriptional regulator, yielding MNHILVIDDEASIRTSLESILSDEQYHVASAATGAEGLALLQDGTWDAVLLDIWLPDADGLDLLAQFRALNLSSPPEVIMISGHGTIESAVRATKLGAFDFLEKPLSLDRTLLVLRNAIQARQLRLENQEFKRQLATSATLTGQSVPLKALRQQIALMAPTNGRVLIYGESGAGKELIARTMHGESLRKEHPFVELNCAAIPEDFIEAELFGQRGDGMQNKPGTFERAHLGTLFLDEVGDMSLKTQAKVLRALDEQRFTPVGATSPISVDVRVIAATNKDLQEEIARGNFREDLFYRLNVIPFFVPPLRDRKEDIPLLVREFLLEFGRQYGRPRMEIADDAVATLQHYHWPGNVRELRNVIERVLILNPRVQRIERKHLPVLVYREPGKPGRTEDFPTLLQAREAYERDYILKKLDDVHGNVSRAAELLGLERSHLYRKMKALAINIKE
- a CDS encoding hemolysin family protein, translated to MSYWILASLLLLLIVQTLASYIDRVYSEMGKFLSRDFQENVDAWTRAVEPKMILGRDTLALSASVLRQITLTGIAVLFGAKLYSSLTLLPILRHGPRLPDFAMTAVELVSIVILFDRLIPYLLFVRTKGLWIARLRLPLVLIFLVLLPITGLLSLLISIVALAEPEEPEEEENSSEGVDALLDAGKEEGILEESDRELVRSVVEFGDKVARAVMTPRPEMFCVPGTMTLDEFTNLMAKEAYSRVPVYGESIDIITGIAFARDLLGVADSEAARQTVASIQKPVAFVPETKKVNELLKEMQRAKQHMRIVVDEYGAVAGLITIEDLLEAIVGDIEDEHDVEEETNEPVGNPQEGWSVPGRFEVSRLRELFESQNDELPVDLELPSAVEATTVGGLVSELAGHIPHSGEVVEAGRLRLEILASTDRRVQRVKVQMAASPETADNQ
- a CDS encoding TonB-dependent receptor: MKLIRLALLLAIFCIPSFGQMTTARLVGTVTDQSGAVIPNATVVVKNIRTGESRTVTTNESGLYIIPSLVPSEYEVKVTASGFSDAESKGVVLAVGQELVKDISLPVAGSATSVLVDAGQLVALDTSSARIGANIASREIEDLPINGRQVSQLYLLAPGATNVGSGNFGEIRFSGRAVEQNILRLDGVEATAIIDAAPGNLNGEANSIFRLQQSLEAIQEFRVDSNSYPAEMGTGTGGQISFVTKSGSNAFHGSVFEYLRNDFFDARNTFNAKNVANNSPKFRLNQFGGSVGGPLIKDKLFFFGVYEGLRQYWNVASTGNTISNYTISRIPANSPIRNVVGAYPLDRNPIAIEQPGATFSDGTVNGATGRELVSVSRSVPFSLTENFAAVRFDYHFNEKYSSYVRFNRDQGTANQTQDPALGLTQNKYVPQNGVIALNQVLSASMFNETKVGFNYAKTRVNGVSGPSPNADLSASLFSIANAVKPGGLVTTSSSFTGRGAPYTAWSISPIDNFSIIKGNHNLKFGFESRIIKIYNDQLGGTQYTFNSVSNFVNNVPDTTAFNGDLSALSPFSGLSGNAQMRQNYYIGYGQDEWKLRPTLTLAYGVRYEYFQPLHEVNDKYVFFDMSTATLYSSGRVAAFPKYNKSWFGSSTKNIGPRVGLTWAPAGLHNNTVVRVGAGIFFGPGQTEDQVQPEANDRVGRSFSNGAQPYPVNTSALLSSFDANNLSGFQPRAYAPYYHLPERVATYTFSIQQQLPGQMQMMIGYVGSQGRNLFLRSITNRISGVTTNASTGAGTAIREFGSRYGEIDYKTSGGTNHYHSLQSTLQRRFRQGLSLGAQYTWAKELGTTSGSNEASTAQNPYDFNTEYGRGNFDIRHSLNATVLYDLPIGHGKSMDFGGIGNALLGGWQAGGIVNFRSGLPVDVLITRPDIAYVGTPTSGTYAGKVYSSPVLSSSCPAYSSGTTNVNAGVCTTAVVNVPGGGNTRNIRRVNLVPGVNPYINVGKQLLNPAAFTIPAPGTFGTLRRNALNGASLAQLDMTLEKTFTITERVKFDFKAEGFNILNHPNYAVPGAIRLVQGIGTGGNTASPTTPTIAPGVQPGQAFSAGTAGTNFGTFTNTVGNQVGQGANRQLQLSGRINF